In Ciconia boyciana chromosome 5, ASM3463844v1, whole genome shotgun sequence, the DNA window GGCATCTTCCTACCCTGGGGGCTGGGGTGTCACCCAGCCCTTGGGTGCCTCGTGcagtgacatggggacacctcATCCCCTGGCATGGGGGGGCTGTGGGACGCAGCGCCAAAGCTGGGGGTGCCTCCAGCCACCCTGGGTGCACAGTCCTCTGCTCCTCACCCGCAGACACCCATCCCCTGTGGGACACCCTGGGCAGCTGGGATGTCCTGtgccacccatgggtgctctcCATTTCCCGGGTGGACTCCTGAGGAAGCCGTTGCCCAAGGGGCACGGTAgcccccccggtgtccccccacGCCATGGGGGGGTCACAGGGAAACCCCAGCAGCGGCGTAGACCTTCGGTCTCGGAAGCAccgctgcctgtccctgggctgcctgcacccgCACAGGGGACCGGGAgcaggatggggacacggggacccaaTGGGGACCCAATGGGGACCCAATGGGGACTTGGGGACCCACAGCCACgggacaggcagctgcctgctcgcAGGGCTCCGCACCAGGCCGGGGCGTTCAGCAGGCGACCAGCAGCTCTCTCCTTGCAGGTCGGGTCTTCAACGGCTCTGCCAAACCCATCGACAGCGGTCCCCCGGTGATGGCCGAGGACTTCCTGGACATCAATGGTGACAGCTCTGGGCACGGCGATGCTTTGCCGGCTCCTTTTACCAACCGGGGGCGATTCCTCCATTTCGGGGTGCCCCGTAGTGCCTCATTCCCTTTCCTGCTCCAGGCCAGCCCATCAACCCCCACGGCCGCATCTACCCCGAGGAGATGATCCAGACTGGCATCTCGCCCATCGATGTGATGAACAGCATCGCCCGAGGCCAGAAGATCCCCATCTTCTCCGCTGCCGGTCTCCCCCACAATGAGGTGGGTCCCCACGGGGCACCGagcccctggcacagccccagcagcaggcggaggaggaggaggaggaggaggcagcgtGGGGGGATTTGGGAGGGCTGGAGCCCGTCTCCTGtgtctctcctcctctccccgctGTGCTCTGCTCACCGTGACGGGCCAGACCCACCTTTTGGGGTGTCTGTTGTGTTCCCCgaccccccccctcccagccactCAGGGTGATGGGCTAGTGCACGGAGGAGAAGGGAAGCTCCTGTTGCctcgtgcctcagtttccccatctgcacAGTGAGGGGGTAAAACAAACCCCGCTGCACCaagagctgtgctgggcagggagaggtgaTCTGGGCTGATGCGGGGTGCCCGAGCCCGTGGAGTGGGGAGCCCCAGACCACCCCGTGGCCCGGCAAGCGCGGTCAAGCCGGGCGCTGGAAATACCAGCCTGATCGCCGGGTGCACCGGCGCGGCGGATGGGCggcgcagccccagccccccgccccggcacagACGGTGATGCGATGGGACGGAAAACCGGCCCTGACAGATCGGGAGCGACAGGGGAGGGTGACCACGGTCAAGTCAAGGCCTGGCACGACGGGCGCTGGGCTACGGCGAGGGGCCACggctggctgggggtgggggagaccCTGCTCCCCCCCGACCCGTCGGGCTGGGTACCCGCCTGCGGGCTGGGTGGGCAGCTGGGGGTGCCGGTGGCCGTGCTGGGATGCTCTCTCCCGTGCCGGTTCCTATTCGTCCTATCTCCATCCCCTGTCCCTCGCTGCCGTGGGGGCCCTATCCTggtcccgggggggggctgtggcCCCTCTGGGGGGGGACTCGGCCACGGGCGCCGGCCCCGTGCTGCCCGCCTGTCCCCGTCCCGCTGCAGATCGCCGCGCAGATCTGCCGGCAGGCCGGCCTGGTGAAGAAGTCCAAGGACGTGGTGGACTACCACGAGGACAACTTCGCCATCGTCTTCGCTGCCATGGGGGTGAGTCGGTCCCGGGCCGGGACCGCCCAGCCGACCTCGGTAAAGGGGGGACTTTGGGGAGCCCAAATTGCACAGGATGAGCAGGCAGCCTTGCTGCCGCCTGCCTGCACCGCCTCGTCCCTcgcctgcctcagtttccccatgcctcagtttccccatgcAGTTTCCCCATTCCCCATGCAGTTTCCCCATGCCGCCCCGCTCCTGCTGacagccctctcctcccatGCGGGCAGGTGAACATGGAGACAGCTCGCTTCTTCAAGTCGGACTTCGAGGAGAACGGCTCCATGGAGAACGTGTGCCTCTTCCTCAACCTGGCCAACGACCCCACGTGAGTCAGCCCCATGGCTCCGGCAGgtggctctcctcctcctcctcttccttctccttctccttctcctccttccccttctccttctccttctccttcttctccttctccttctccttctccttctccttctccttctccttctccttctccttctccttctccttctccttctccttctccttctccttctccttctccttctccttctccttctccttctccttctcctccttccccttctccccttctccttctccttctcctccttccccttctccccttctccttctccttctccttctccttctccttcttctcctcctcctcctcctcttctttctccttctccttctccttctccttctccttctccttctccttctccttctccttctccttctccttctccttctcctcctcctcctccttctcctcctccttctccttccttctcttcctcctcctcctcctcctcctcttcttccttctccttctcctccttctcctcctcctcctcctcctcctcctccttctccttttccttctccttctccttctccttctccttctcctccttccccttctccttctcctccttcttctccttcttctccttctccttcttctcctcctcctcctcctcttctttctccttctccttctccttctccttctccttctccttctccttctccttctccttctccttctccttctccttctccttctccttctccttctccttctccttctccttctcctccttccccttctccccttctccttctccttctccttctccttctccttctccttctccttctcctccttccccttctccccttctccttctccttctcctccttccccttctccccttctccttctccttctccttctccttcttctcctcctcctcctcctcttctttctccttctccttctccttctccttctccttctccttctccttctccttctccttctccttctccttctccttctccttctccttctccttctccttctcctcctcctcctccttctcctcctccttctccttccttctcttcctcctcctcctcctcctcctcctcttcttccttctccttctcctccttctcctcctcctcctcctcctcctcctcctccttctcctttccttctccttctccttctccttctccttctccttctcctccttcccttctccttctcctccttcttctccttcctccccttctccttcttctcctcctcctcctcctcttctcttctcttctccttctccttctccttctccttctccttctccttctcccttctccttctccttctccttctccttctccttctcccttctcccttctcccttctccctccttctccttctccttctccttctccttctccttctccttctccttcttctcctccctcctcctcctcttctttctccttctccttctccttctccttctccttctccttctccttctccttctccttctccttctcctctcctcctcctccttctcctcctccttctccttccttctcttcctcctcctcctcctcctcctcctcttcttccttctcctcctcctcctcctcctcctcctcctcctcctcctcctccttctccttttccttctccttctccttctccttctccttctccttctccttctcctccttccccttctccttctcctccttcttctccttctccttcttctcctcctcctcctcctcttctttctccttctccttctccttctccttctccttctccttctccttctccttctccttctccttctccttctccttctctccttctccttctcctcctcctccttccccttctccttctctccttctccttctccttctccttctccttctccttctccttcttctcctcctcctcctcctcttcttctttctccttctccttctccttctccttctttcttctcctccttctccttccttctcctcctcctccttcttccttcttctccttctcctccttccttctcctccttctccttccttctcctcctcctccttctccttcttccttctcctcctcctcctcttcttccttctccttctcttccccctcctcctccttctcctcctcctcttccttgtccttctcctcctcctcctcctcctcctcgtcctcctcctcctcctcctcctcctccttctcctcctccttgtcctcctcctcctccttgtcctcctcctcctccttctcctccttctccttctccttctcctcctccttctcctcctccttctccttctccttctccttctccttctccttctccttctccttctccttctccttctccttctccttctccttctccttctccttctccttctccttctcctccttctccttctccttctccttctccttctccttctccttctccttctccttctcctcctcctccccctcctcttcctcctcctccttctccttctccttctccttccttctccttctcctttctcctctccccccagtGAGGACCTGATCCATCACAGGTGGATCGAGGCgcaggggctggtgctgggtgcAGCTGGGGGTCATCGGGGTCCTGCTGTGCACGGGAACCCCGAAGGCTGGGggtccctctgctccccaggggccggccccgctgctGGGCACTGCGagccctgccctgagcagcaAGAGGGGGGGCTGCAGAAGCATGGGGGGCCCCCTCCCATCCTGCACGGTGCTGAGTCCCTGGGGCTCCTCCATGTGCCCTCCTGGCACCCCCCAAATCTGTCCCCGTGCTGGGACGGGGAGCAGCCGCCAGCGCGGCTTAGCGAGGGGCAccttgggggtgcaggggggtgcGCGCGGGCCGGGCTCTGCCAGGCACGCTCGGAACTGTGTGCCCTGCCCCGcatgctgctgggctgggggaccccctgggcagggctgggggaccccctgggcagggctgggggaccccccttggcagggctggggcagccgtCCTGAGCTCTGGGCAGCGGGCAGGGAACGGGCAGGGGAGCTGGCACCGAACCCAGCCAGCTTTGGGGTCCCCATCGCTTCCCGACGGCCTGGGTGGGCGGCGGGTGCCCCCCGCTTCCCCACCGCCCGGTCCCAGCTCAGGGCCCCCAAGAGCTGGGGTCCCGTGGGTGCCCGGTCACCCCTGCCGACAGCCTGGCACGCCGCGGGGAGCCCGCGCGGCTCGGCGCCGGACGAGCGCCCGCAGGGCTCCGGGGCTGCTCTGTGGTGGGGGGGATTGGGATCTGGGGGTGCCCGCCCTGTCCCCCGGCAGGATCGAGCGGATCATAACCCCCCGCCTGGCCCTGACCACGGCCGAGTTCCTCGCCTACCAGTGCGAGAAGCACGTGCTGGTGATCCTGACGGACATGAGCTCCTACGCCGAGGCCCTGCGGGAGGTCAGCGCCTGGCCCCCGGGATCTGCCCCGCACCCCTGCGTCCTCCCCGTGTGGCAGGGGACCCCGTTCGGGTGCCTGGGCTGCCCAGGGTGCCCGGGATGCCTGGGGTTCCCAGGGTGCTTGGGGTGTTTGGGATGCCTAGGGTGCTCGGGGTGCCCAGGATACTTGGGGTGCTCGGGGTGCCTGGGGTGtccagggtgctgggggtgcttGGCGTGCCCAGGATAGttggggtgcctggggtgctgggggtgctcaGGGTGCCCAGGATATTTGGGGTGCTCGGGGTGCCTGGGGTGtccagggtgctgggggtgcccagggtgcCCAGGATActtggggtgcctggggtgcccagggtgctgggggtgctcaGGGTGCCCAGGATACTTGGGGTGCTCGGGGTGCCTGGGGTGCTCGGGGTGcctggggtgctcagggtgctgggggtgcccagggtgcCCAGGATActtggggtgcctggggtgctcagggtgctgggggtgctcaGGGTGCCCAGGATACTTGGGGTGCTCGGGGTGcctggggtgctcagggtgctgggggtgctcaGGGTGCCCAGGATACTTGGGGTGCTCAGGGTGCTGAGGGGTACTCAGGGtgcccagggtgctgggggtgctcaGGGTGCCTGGGGTGCTCAGGGGTGCTCAGGATActtggggtgcctggggtgctgggggtgcccagggtgctgggggtgctcgAGGTGCCCAGGATACTTGGGGTGCTCGGGGTGCCTGGAGTGcttggggtgcccagggtgcTGAGGGGTGCTTGGGGTGCTTGAGCCCCCTCCCGCACTGACTGCAGCCCCCCCGTCCCGCAGGTGTCGGCAGCCAGGGAGGAGGTGCCCGGGCGCCGCGGCTTCCCCGGCTACATGTACACCGACCTGGCCACCATCTACGAGCGGGCCGGGCGCGTGGAGGGCAGGAACGGCTCCATCACGCAGATCCCCATCCTGACCATGCCCAACGATGGTcagcggccccggggggggggcacgggggtccccgtggggcgCGTGGTGCCACCGCTGTGCCCGCACCGGGAAACCACAGGGCCGGGAAATactaaattgttttgttttaacaagtTTTGGGGGAGCTCGTGGGATCCATCGGGGTAGCGAAGCTTGCTCTGGGATGCTTTACGGTTATTTTTGCCCCCCATGTCGTCCCTCTGGGCCCCCCCAGCCGGAGCAGAGTGCTGGGTTTCAGCCAAAGGCtgtggctggggtgggggggggctcAGGCTTGGGGTGGCTGGGGGTGCGTGCAGGCGTGGGTGTACCCACGGGTGTGTGCACACACGGGGGCAAGTCTAAAACGGGCATTTCTCGGCCCGGTGCTGGGGGAAACGGGCTCTTGCTCAGAGCTGCAGGCCGGTGCAGCTTCCCCGCGGCCGTGCTGCTCCAGTCACCCCCCGGCACGGGGCACGGCCACGTCCCAGGTGCGGCCGAGCAGCCAGACACGTTTTTGGGGCTCACACCGCCCTGCCTTTCCCCAGACATCACCCACCCCATCCCCGACCTGACGGGCTTCATCACCGAGGGGCAGATCTACGTCGACCGGCAGCTCCACAACAGGCAGGTTCGTTCCCGGGTCCCTTCCCGGCCCCGTGCCACAGCGGAGCGGGGACGGATCCGGCACCGCTGTGCCTGCCGGCATCGCGTGGGGCTGGAAACCAACCGAGGgcgccggggtggggggtgccgAGGGCAGCGGGGAGCCCCAGGTGAGGGCAGCGGTCCCCTTGCCTGCGCGGGGGTGGCCGGCAGGGCCGGCGGCCGGCAAACATGGGGGGGGTCCCTCTCGCCCTGCAGATCTACCCCCCCATCAATGTGCTGCCGTCCCTCTCCCGCCTGATGAAGTCGGCCATCGGGGAGGGCATGACGAGGAAGGACCACGGGGATGTCTCCAACCAGCTGGTaagggctgggcaggagggggacGAGGACGCggagcggggggagcggggtCATTTGTCACTTCGAAgccctcctccctctgcttgGGCTGAGATCTTGCTGCCCTTGGCCCTGAGGGACTCGAGCGCTTATTTTTGGCACCTCTTCGACGTGGGGGGAGTTGGGGTGAGGGGTGGGATGCTTTGCCCTGGGAAGTGGGAAGTCCAGGGGGTGCAAAGCCCCAAAGcgggggcagagctggagcttgTCCTGCTGCAAGAatcccaggctggcagcaagcaggatttttttccgTGCAgcatatattattatatatataatagaATTATATATAACTGTGGGTGCTGCAGAGCCCAGAGGGCTTCGAACGGTGCCTGCTCACCCAGGCTGAGCCCGGGCACGCAGACCCTGCTCGGGGTGTCCCCAAGGCACAGGGTGACACAACCGGGCAGCAAACGGCCGAGCGAAGGCTGGCGTTTCCCTGAGCCGCCCCCGAAGCCAGGCAGGGGGGAGCCTGCGCTGCcgcccctgctctgcctgcccggCGGGTTGTCCGGAGCGTCCGTCTGTCCTGACGGCCGCCCGCCCACCCCGCAGTACGCCTGCTACGCCATCGGGAAGGACGTGCAGGCGATGAAGGCGGTGGTGGGGGAAGAGGCTCTCTCGCCCGACGACCTGCTCTACCTGGAGTTCCTGCAGAAGTTCGAGAAGCAGTTCATCACCCAGGGTGAGGCGGGCGGCCGGACCCCAGCTCCAGAGCcggtttggggtgggggggggtgtttgggaCTGGACCGGACCCCCAGCATCTCCCCGCTCCTGCACCTCCCTTGCCTGCGTCTCTTCCCAGGTCCCTACGAGAACCGGAGCATCTTCGAGTCCCTGGACATCGGCTGGCAGCTGCTGCGCATCTTCcccaagcagctgctgaagcGCATCCCCGAGAGCATCCTGGCCGAGTACTACCCGCGCGAGGGCAAGGTGCCGGGCCAGGGGCCGGCCAGCACGGCCCTCTAACCCCCCCAGCTTTGGGGTCAGCTTTGGGGAACAGCCttgcccccccccaaacctcTACGGCCCATCCAAAGGTCCGGCCGGTGGGGCTGGCCGGGGTTGGCTGCGGGTGGGGTGCAGAGGGCTGCGGGTCCCAAAGCGGTGAGAAACCTCCTCTCCTTGCTCAATAAAACCAGCGTGGTCACCAAAACCCCGCCGTGCTCCAGTGCTTCCCTCCCTGGCTGTTTCCTTCCCACCCCTGGTCCGTTCCCATCCTCCTGCCCGCACCCTGCGGCGGCAGcgctccctgcccaggctgcggggtgcaggcagggctcctcGCCTGGCAGGGTGGGGGTGCAGGAAGCTGCCTGTGCTGCGGCTGACGCAGCCGGCATCTCCTCAAACCACGGCGTTTTTCAATTTTAAGATGACCTGGGTGGTGTAAAAGCCGTGaagggggggtgtgtgtgtgtgtgtttgctgcagagctgcacgGGGAAGGACCTGGTGGAGTTGGCAGCGGTAGGTTTGCAGTTGGACTCGaagatcttaaaggtcttttccagccgAAATGATCCCATGACCTGAGCATCTCCCTGGGTAAAAGCAACTCGCGGCCAGGGCAGAGGGAGTTTCGGTTCCCAGTGTCTTTTGCACCAGCACTTCtcccctgcacagcccctgctGTAAAAGCTGTCCCCCTCGGCTGGGTCTGGCTTTGCGTCCCCACAAGGGCTCGGCCAGGTCTGGCTTTGCGTCCCCACCACGGCTCGGCCAGGTCTGGCTTTGCGTCCCCACAAGGGCTCGGCCAGGTCTGGCTTTGCGTCCCCACCATGGCTCGGCCAGGTCTGGCTTTGCGTCCCCACCACGGCTCGGCCAGGTCTGGCTTTGCGTCCCCACAAGGGCTCGGCCAGGTCTGGCTTTGCGTCCCCACCGAGAGCTCCGTCGCTGCTGCGGATCCCCATCCTGCCCGGGTCGGGGTGCTCAGCCCGCGCTGGAGCCGGTGGCGGCGGTGCAGCCGCCGAGCCTGCACCCAGACTGCGCGGTTTCACTTCCCTGCAGTGGGTGGGGAGAGCGAGGCGAGCGCCAGGGTGGGGGCAGGCACCCTGCCGAGCtcggggtgctgggtgcccccggccgcgccgccatGGCCTGGGCTGGGGACGGCGCCGAGCAGCTCGCAGGTAAGGTCCCCCGCGCGCCTTCGAGGACGCGGTGGGCTCGCGCGCAGCCGGGCGTCCCTGCACGCCTCAAGGCAGGGTGGCGGGGGTGTCCCCTGTGACCGTCACCGTGGGCTCTGGGCGGAAGGAGATGGTTTACAGGGCGTGAAACCAGCCCAGAACCGGGCCTGGagagggattatttttttttccccccgctCAGCCCTGTGTCGCGGAGGGGCGAATGGCCGGCGGGTTGTATTTAGATGGACTGCCAGCTCCCAGGCGTGATGTCCGTCTGCCCGCCTGTCCATCCGTCCGTCCCTCTGCCGCTGCGGGCTGCGGGAGgtgcccgccccggccgccaGCTGCGGTTTAGGGCTTTTGCTGGTGCTCGCATGCTCCTGCAGCTTCACCTTGCAAAGGCTGAGGCCGTGGAGCAGCAGCACCGTTTGGCTGGCACGGGGGTCCCGGCACGGGGGTCCCGGCACGGGGGTCCTGCCCGTGAAGGGTCCTGGGGCCTTCGCTCGGCAGCACACGCCCGTCCTGTGGGTCCCGCGGGGACCCCCGACCCTTGCAGGGGGTGTAAGGTCGCAGTGGCAGGGGCTGGATTACaaatggggcggggggggattTAGATTCCAGAGCGCGTTCCCCACCGGGTTAGGTCGGTTATGGGAAGGGGCTGAGATTCCAGCCCTGACGCACCACAGCCCCTCCGGGAGCTGCGCCGGGGGGTGCCGGGTGAGCAGccacccccccccaagccccccaccCCGGAATGACGGGGGGACCCCGGAGCACCTGGGGGCAAGGGAGCCTGGGTGCATCCCCCGCCGAGCTCCCCGGTTCCGACCGCCAGCCCCGCCGGTGACTGTCCCCGGGGACACGCTCCCCGGCACGTGCCCACGTGCACTCCGTGGGGTCTCGCACGTGGGTCCCCCCACGGGGCTGGCTCGACGGGGGAAAGCTCGGTGGTGCCGGGGACTGTCCAGcccccccgtgtcaccccgGTGTCCCCCACACCCGTGGCCACCAGCCGAGCCCGGCGAGGGCACGGCTCTGCAGTGGCACCTCTCGGGAGAGCTGCGGGCCAGGGCTTGCCGGGGCAGCGGGATGCTCCGGGACGGCTTTTCCCTCGCCCGGAATCGCTCGCTGGGATTTTtcccggctgtgcccccacctcctccaagcAGCCCCTTGACTCCGATGCCCTCCGCTCCTCTGCTGCCGCTGTTAAAGAGGTGGTCGCTACCGGGTCGGATTTTTGCGGGCTGTTCCTCCCGCTCCTGGCTGTCCTGCCGTACGGACTGTCCCGGTTTCCTTAGGAGGACGCGTCTCCGGCGGCCGCAGAGCCATcgccagccccccccgcccacGGTGCCGGGGGTGCTCGGCCCCCCCTGCTCACGGAGCAGCACGAGACTGAGGAAAGCCAAAAGGGGTTGAAACACGGCCCGGGTTTCCACCTGCACTGGTGACCCTCTGTCGTGCTTTTGGTTCCCCCGCAGCCATCCTGGAGTCAGAaagcagcgaggaggaggaggaagaggaggaggatgaagaggcagcTATGGCGCAGGTATCGCTCACAGGCTCATATTcggttttgtttcttcctcctgcctgtgtAAATCTGAGGTGATGAAGGGCCGGTCCCCCCgtgccctcccctccagccGCAGCTGCGTGCCGTGGCACCGGGGTGCTGGTCGCTGGGGAGTCGCGGTCACAGCGTCAGTCCCCGTGTGGCTGGCAGCGTCCGGGCGGCTCGGGGCTCACCAAGACAGTGCCAatgccgtgccgtgccgagGCAATGCCATGCCGAGGCAATGCCGTGCCAAGGCAATGCCACGCCAACGCAATGCCACGCCAAGGCAATGCGGTGCCAAGGCAATGCCACGCCAACGCAATGCCATGCCGACGCAATGCCGTGCCAAGGCAATGCCGTGCCAAGGCAATGCCACGCCAAGGCAATGCCGTGCCAGCGCAATGCCGTGCCAAGGCAATGCCACGCCAACGCAATGCCATGCCGAGGCAATGCCGTGCCGAGGCAATGCCGTGCCAAGGCAATGCCACGCCAAAGCAATGCCGTGCCAGCGCAATGCCGTGCCAACGCAATGCCACGCCAACGCAATGCCACGCCAAGGCAATGCCGTGCCAAGGCAATGCCGTGCCAAGGCAATGCCATGCCAAGGCAATGCCGTGCCAGCGCAATGCCGTGCCAAGGCAATGCCACGCCAAGGCAATGCCACATGCGCGTCTCTTCCCCAGCGACATCCGACCCTCGGCCAGGAGGTGAACGAAGCGGAGGAGCGGCTGGCCGAGCTGGAGCAAGGTGAGCCCCGTCCCACCCCGGTGCCACATCCCGGCACGGTCCCGTGTGGGGACTCGGGGGTGGCTTCGACCCCTCACCGGGCTCAGCGGGATGGTCAAGTGGGAAAACCCCTGTCGTGGTGCAGAGCCGGCTGCCGTCCCCGGCGCTGGGTGACCTGGCAGGGCTCTCCCGGCCGCTCGGCAGCggtggctgtgggcagggaggagggcagggcacCAGCCGGGACCCCCACCGGGCACCGAGGGCCGGCCGGGCGCCTGAATCCGGCCTCCGCCCCTGCCAGCATCGCAGGCGCTGCTGGCCGAGCTCTCGGCGCTGGAGACGGAGTTTGAGATCGAGAGGACCTGCCGGCAGCGAGCTGAAGCCTACGCAGCCCAGGTAGCCCTCGAAGGGTGCAAGGGTGCTGGCGCATCcctccccggtgcccccggCGCGGCGATGCGGTAGAAACCCCGGTCTCCATCCCACCGCAGGTGAAGCAGGAGAACAAGCAACTGAAGCAGCTCGGCCTGGCCCTGCCCGAGAGCGAGCCCCCCGAGGAGGACCCCGACCCTGCCCAGCGCTACGGGCAGCAGCTCGAgggtgagctgggctggggggtcc includes these proteins:
- the ATP6V1B1 gene encoding V-type proton ATPase subunit B, kidney isoform isoform X5: MAAAREHGLALGRDYSSSPRLTYKTVCGVNGPLVVLDNVKFAQYAEIVNFMLPNGTSRSGQVLEVMGSKAIVQVFEGTSGIDAKKTSCEFTGDILRTPVSEDMLGRVFNGSAKPIDSGPPVMAEDFLDINGQPINPHGRIYPEEMIQTGISPIDVMNSIARGQKIPIFSAAGLPHNEIAAQICRQAGLVKKSKDVVDYHEDNFAIVFAAMGVNMETARFFKSDFEENGSMENVCLFLNLANDPTIERIITPRLALTTAEFLAYQCEKHVLVILTDMSSYAEALREVSAAREEVPGRRGFPGYMYTDLATIYERAGRVEGRNGSITQIPILTMPNDDITHPIPDLTGFITEGQIYVDRQLHNRQIYPPINVLPSLSRLMKSAIGEGMTRKDHGDVSNQLYACYAIGKDVQAMKAVVGEEALSPDDLLYLEFLQKFEKQFITQGPYENRSIFESLDIGWQLLRIFPKQLLKRIPESILAEYYPREGKVPGQGPASTAL
- the ATP6V1B1 gene encoding V-type proton ATPase subunit B, kidney isoform isoform X3; this encodes MEGQRRRPERLKFARSEMPKGRSGRSCSPRAWTWTDPSGRGRPSRRSSSIAWSWSSSAATYKTVCGVNGPLVVLDNVKFAQYAEIVNFMLPNGTSRSGQVLEVMGSKAIVQVFEGTSGIDAKKTSCEFTGDILRTPVSEDMLGRVFNGSAKPIDSGPPVMAEDFLDINGQPINPHGRIYPEEMIQTGISPIDVMNSIARGQKIPIFSAAGLPHNEIAAQICRQAGLVKKSKDVVDYHEDNFAIVFAAMGVNMETARFFKSDFEENGSMENVCLFLNLANDPTIERIITPRLALTTAEFLAYQCEKHVLVILTDMSSYAEALREVSAAREEVPGRRGFPGYMYTDLATIYERAGRVEGRNGSITQIPILTMPNDDITHPIPDLTGFITEGQIYVDRQLHNRQIYPPINVLPSLSRLMKSAIGEGMTRKDHGDVSNQLYACYAIGKDVQAMKAVVGEEALSPDDLLYLEFLQKFEKQFITQGPYENRSIFESLDIGWQLLRIFPKQLLKRIPESILAEYYPREGKVPGQGPASTAL
- the ATP6V1B1 gene encoding V-type proton ATPase subunit B, kidney isoform isoform X1, producing the protein MAGPSLAGAPCCWPSPRPPGGPGRRRRPGRSWRTRCAAEAAAEAAAASRTSRERRRSAPAPPRSAPRTARARREPARRTTAAASWCEMPKGRSGRSCSPRAWTWTDPSGRGRPSRRSSSIAWSWSSSAATYKTVCGVNGPLVVLDNVKFAQYAEIVNFMLPNGTSRSGQVLEVMGSKAIVQVFEGTSGIDAKKTSCEFTGDILRTPVSEDMLGRVFNGSAKPIDSGPPVMAEDFLDINGQPINPHGRIYPEEMIQTGISPIDVMNSIARGQKIPIFSAAGLPHNEIAAQICRQAGLVKKSKDVVDYHEDNFAIVFAAMGVNMETARFFKSDFEENGSMENVCLFLNLANDPTIERIITPRLALTTAEFLAYQCEKHVLVILTDMSSYAEALREVSAAREEVPGRRGFPGYMYTDLATIYERAGRVEGRNGSITQIPILTMPNDDITHPIPDLTGFITEGQIYVDRQLHNRQIYPPINVLPSLSRLMKSAIGEGMTRKDHGDVSNQLYACYAIGKDVQAMKAVVGEEALSPDDLLYLEFLQKFEKQFITQGPYENRSIFESLDIGWQLLRIFPKQLLKRIPESILAEYYPREGKVPGQGPASTAL
- the ATP6V1B1 gene encoding V-type proton ATPase subunit B, kidney isoform isoform X4 gives rise to the protein MGMPKGRSGRSCSPRAWTWTDPSGRGRPSRRSSSIAWSWSSSAATYKTVCGVNGPLVVLDNVKFAQYAEIVNFMLPNGTSRSGQVLEVMGSKAIVQVFEGTSGIDAKKTSCEFTGDILRTPVSEDMLGRVFNGSAKPIDSGPPVMAEDFLDINGQPINPHGRIYPEEMIQTGISPIDVMNSIARGQKIPIFSAAGLPHNEIAAQICRQAGLVKKSKDVVDYHEDNFAIVFAAMGVNMETARFFKSDFEENGSMENVCLFLNLANDPTIERIITPRLALTTAEFLAYQCEKHVLVILTDMSSYAEALREVSAAREEVPGRRGFPGYMYTDLATIYERAGRVEGRNGSITQIPILTMPNDDITHPIPDLTGFITEGQIYVDRQLHNRQIYPPINVLPSLSRLMKSAIGEGMTRKDHGDVSNQLYACYAIGKDVQAMKAVVGEEALSPDDLLYLEFLQKFEKQFITQGPYENRSIFESLDIGWQLLRIFPKQLLKRIPESILAEYYPREGKVPGQGPASTAL
- the ATP6V1B1 gene encoding V-type proton ATPase subunit B, kidney isoform isoform X2, which encodes MAGPSLAGAPCCWPSPRPPGGPGRRRRPGRSWRTRCAAEAAAEAAAASRTSRERRRSAPAPPRSAPRTARARREPARRTTAAASWCEMPKGRSGRSCSPRAWTWTDPSGRGRPSRRSSSIAWSWSSSAATYKTVCGVNGPLVVLDNVKFAQYAEIVNFMLPNGTSRSGQVLEVMGSKAIVQVFEGTSGIDAKKTSCEFTGDILRTPVSEDMLGRVFNGSAKPIDSGPPVMAEDFLDINGQPINPHGRIYPEEMIQTGISPIDVMNSIARGQKIPIFSAAGLPHNEIAAQICRQAGLVKKSKDVVDYHEDNFAIVFAAMGVNMETARFFKSDFEENGSMENVCLFLNLANDPTHHPPHPRPDGLHHRGADLRRPAAPQQADLPPHQCAAVPLPPDEVGHRGGHDEEGPRGCLQPAVRLLRHREGRAGDEGGGGGRGSLARRPALPGVPAEVREAVHHPGSLREPEHLRVPGHRLAAAAHLPQAAAEAHPREHPGRVLPARGQGAGPGAGQHGPLTPPALGSALGNSLAPPQTSTAHPKVRPVGLAGVGCGWGAEGCGSQSGEKPPLLAQ